TCTGCAAGTTAGACAACATTCAAAATGTGCTGGGATGTTTATGGCTAGATTTTCCAGCAACATGTTCCAAATCTGTGATCACTGCAATGACAAGGGTATCATGTGCATTGGAGCTCCACTGTCTCCAAGTTCAGCTCTTATGTCCCACAAAATGCAATTCAAATTAAATGTCTACTCAGCTGGTGAAGGCCTCATCTTTTAATACTAAATAAATCTCTGTTAAAGCACAAGATAAGTTTAAAATTAAGTAATGACACAAACATACAAACACATGAATTCAGAAATGAATGTGAATAAGAATCAGATTCCTGCCCAAAAGATTCCCTCCAAAGTAATGTGTGATCACTGTAAGATTTCTTTGTCACTTTAGAGGAAATGAGCACACCAAACTGCCTTGAGATTAGTCGATTCCTTGTGCAGTTTTGCTTGTTTTCATTTCCTTGTGAGAGTTTCCTATCCAATAGCACAATAATATTCCCATTAAGCCTTGGCTATACACTCCTCTCTGGATAATGGAGAAACCTATGTTGTTTCTCTTCAAGTCTAAAAATGAACCCTTAGTTGTATTTGATTGTGAGTTTTTGAATTCAACTGTCCCCTCTTAACCTTCCTAGCTATCTGGTGAAATGAAACACTGGCATTATCATCAATAGATGATGAACACATTTTACTTTTCACAGGACTGAATGTACCAAAGCCAGAATTCATGGGACGACGGAGCAGAGGGTGTCAGCCCCATTTGTATGAATCAAGTGATTCAGATGAGGAGTGGACACCCAATCTTCTTTCCAGAAAGTCACAAAGTAATTTGAATGTATTATTTTTTGAAAATTTTGATCCAGCTGTTAACAAAAATTCCTCTGCAACGTTTGATTTGGACTCTGTTGAATATATTGCCAAAGAGAATCAATACTAAAGTTTAGAGAGAAGGTAATGTGTTACATTTTCCTATTGCACTGCTGATAAGGTGTGAGTTTACATTTACTTTTATGATACAGTATGTTGCTTTTAGTTTAAGCTCTAATCAGATGTcaaaagttcagtttattgtcatatggacAAGTACATGCCTGATCACAATAAAGTAAAATGTACCTACAGAAGTATTGCAGGCACATAGTATCATGTCAgcagcattcacaggaaaaaccAGGTGATAAAAACTTTTACAGTACAGAACAGACTCAGAACAAAAAACAAGGTCTATTTCAGTGCAAAGTGATCTAAAAGTTTCTAAACCGTGGTGATTGAGTATATACTGGATTATCCAGAACTGCCAAGCAGTTGGGATAAAATTTGCTTTTCTTAACCTGAACTGATGCTTCACTTTTTATTTCCAAGGGATGAGAACATTTATACCTCCTTTTAAACGTCAATATAGCCAGGGAGCTAAGAGGACTGTTGTCAAGGTAGGAAAAGGAAATCCTTGTGGAATAAATTAATATCAGTATTAATAGCACGGTCACCAACATCAGCATTTCTATTTCTAAAGAAGAAATTGATTGAATTGTTTGGGTTTTCACTATCACCGCTGTTGGATTGATGTGCTTAAGTTAGCAACAATATTTTGGTGTTCAGGACAGGACAACGGTTACACaaactttgttaggtacaccagCTGCCATTTCAAATGACTTTTGATGTCATTGTTTAATGTTAATTTGCACCTTCTCTGAGGATTGGATGTCATATGAAAGACGATCAGAGACAAGTATTAAGAAGATATGtctaatctcccctcattctcctgattcACAATCAGATGGGTTTCCTTCATTTGTTCTGGTTTTGTGAGCAGGGCTGTTCTTAATTTCcaaacaacttatttaattattgTGTTCAAATTTCATCATCTGCTGATGTCATCAAATATTATTTCACAGAATGGTATGAAAGATGTGGCCTTAGAGAAATTACCAACGTGGGGTAGTTCCTGCTTTTATTTGTTGATTGGTTTTGGAGTTCAACTGAAAAGCAAAGGGAGAACTAATAGGAAGAAAAAATAAAACTTTGCTACGTCATTCTGAAGCACTGTTTGAGCATCACACTTTGCACCAAATTGTCACATCACAGGTCACTCCCTGTTCAAAGAATAACAAACGTGAAGATTTGAATGAAGTCACTGAGGAACATGGCTCAATGAAGGAAGATCCAGTTTTAATTAAGCGAATCAAAAGAGCAGCAGGTAATTTTGGTTTGTAAAGGTGAAGCTCTAAGTAGAGACCAAAAATTGACTTTCATTTAATAAGATAAATTATGGAGGTAAGATGAATATCATCTAACTTCCATCATAGCTATTTTAGTTGGATTTATGAATATGTTGCATTCTATATCTCTGTACTTACTGTTCAAACTGACTTGAAACAATAATAGGACATAATGTAGGGTTGATCCACTGTGTTTATATGGttagaaattaaaaataaaaatgcaatCATTCTGAGATTATACTACAGATTCCCCAATAGGCTCAGGGTCATTGAGGAATGGATATGCAGGGAAATTCGGGAAAGCTGTAAAAGCAGCAGGGTATCAGCCACAGGTATATTCCCATTCCTCAATATAGACTGTGAGCTCCTTCGCACAGGAGGTTTCGATGGGACAGAATTTGTTTTCTGCATCCCGGATGGTTTCCTGTATCAACATGTAAATAGTCCAAATAGAGGAGGAGCCATACTGGACCTGGTGCTGGGAAATGTGTCTGACCAGGCGAAATGCATTATAATACTGGGCATGCATTTAAATTGTGAGGTGGTAAGCTCAAAGCAGATGTGCAGGGCAAGCTGTTGCACACAAAGCGCTTGGTGCTGGGAATGTGTTGCCATGGGTGGCTGTAGACGTAATTATGATCCAGGCTTTTAAGAGTTTTCCTAGAAAAACATATCaatgtgcagtgaatggagggttgtggatgttgtataGGCAGATGGGATTTGTTTATATCAGTATTTAACTAATAGtctaattagtttggcacaacattacaGACTGGCATGTTCTACTGTTCTGTATTGTATTAATTTAATTTGTTTAATGTTTCCTCCTTTTGTATTATTCCAGCTCTCTCCACCAAAAATATGTTTGGATCAACAAATGACAAGTCAATCACAGAGTCTGAGAAAAGACGGTATGATTTACGAAATAAAGACAAGAAAAATTACACTGAGGAACAGGAGCTTCATGATGACGATTACCTTTGTAAGTCCAAATCATCAATCTATTTCTTTAAAGCAAGCATAATATATTGGGAGAATTTTGGTGATGGTACAATGGAATGGGAGGCTATAGCAATGATGGAACAATGAGATGTGTAGAATGTTTGTGAAAAGAGCACTGACATGTCGGATCAGAGTCTAtgatttctttttaattttaACAGCCAGTAATCACATGATTAATGTTAAATTTGCTTCTGCACATTGCAGTATGGTCAACATCTTCTTGGTCCAGTTTATATTaatttgctgattttttttcatggGTTATTTTGCCACCTACTGTTGAATCAAGAGCTAGCTGGGATACAATACATTCCGCCTTCTACTAAACCAAAACTTCAGTTGATCCTTGTGATAACCTGCAATGAACAAACAAAATATGGCTTGAAATAGTTAGTATTCTTAACCTACTTTCATAAGTTTTCATCTTATTTTCAAATATTAGCAATTTGATCTTAATGAGTATAAATGATTCAACTTAAATGTCATAATTTCTGATGTATTTTTGTCACTAATTATCTCAATGCAGATCCACTATATTTTCCCAAGGGATTTCTTACTGTGCGGTTACGaatgaattctgtcatattacaCAAATCTCTGAGGTAACCTGCAGATCATGAAAAACAAGTAATATTTCAGGATTAATTCCCATGATCTGAACTTCAGGATGAAATGTTTTGCTGTTTTACATTTCACAGGCTTTCACTTATATGTTGactgtttccagaattttctgctttcttttcagatttccagagcATGCAGTAATAGATTTTTATCTTTTATGACTAGTTGCTGTTGCAGTCTGATTCTGCAACTAATTGTCCATTTTCCCCTCTTCGTAAGGAGATTGCAGTTGCCAACAATTTCATCTACCATTTTAAAAGTGAACGTTTCATTATATCTCCATCACTCTTATGCGACTTCATAATTTCCCGTCAATTTTACCCAAAGTAAATGTAAACACTAACTCATCATGTTTTTGTTTGTTAAAGTAGCCCTCTGTTGGAAAGTATGCAACCACTTTACTCCATTGGATACTGGATCAAATTTCATATATTTTGCATTGGCCCAGTTATAAATGCTTCATTAGTTCAAATTATATAATTTTTCTTTAACTTTTTTGAAGCAGTTTTAATAGAGTTGATCCTATTTGCCAAGACATTGTTACCTTTAAAAGTTTTCTTTGCATTTCTTCTGGCTGATCATTACACTATTAAGTTTGATCATCATGAGTTCTCTCTTCAAGTTTATAAATGAACACTTAGTTGTATTTGATTGGTCTTTTGAATGAAACAGTCCAATCGTAGCCCAAGATATTCATATTAACCTACAGCTGACCTAATGAAGTCACTTTTCACATATCTCCATTGTTAATCTCACTTACTAGGAATGTCTCCACATATAGGTCATAACAATggaaaataatatttttttctcagcaatgcacacacaaaatgctggagtaattcAGCAGGGCAGGCACCATCCATGAAAAAGAGATGATCAAGTCTGATGTAgggtcggcccaaaatgtcatctgtttactctttttcatagaagcTGCCTAGCCTGCTTAGTTCCGCCAGCACGttcagtgtgttgcttggattccagcatctaGATTTTCTTATGTTTGGAGTAATTATTTTTCCAGATGCTTTGTACAGCAAAGTTCATGATGGTATTATATTCAAAGACATGCAGTAAAATTGTATCCATCATGGATCACTAGCCTTTCTCAAAACCAGCTCCCACCAGCTATAGGAACAGTAACATCCTGATCAGTTCTTAACTTTGTATTTTAGTTTGTGAAGCCTGCGAGACGTTTTTTATTGAAGAATGCCCTGTGCATGGTCCACCCATCTTTATGAAGGACACCGTTGTGGATTCCAATCAACCAGACAGAGCACGTTTAACTCTTCCTGAGGGTCTCTACATAGCTACATCAAAAATTCAGAAAGCTGGTCTTGGTGTCTGGAATGAAGGGAAGGTTATTCCCAGGGGTGTTCATTTTGGACCATATGAAGGGGAGCTTTCTACTGAAGAAGCAGCTGCTGTCAGTGGATATTCATGGGTGGTAAGTAGCTCTTGCAGTTAACAAAAGCAATGCTTCACATGTTAGGTTGCACCTGTTGCAGAGAATTGTGGGAGCAAATATGTTCCTACCAGCTTGAGATCAGCTAAACACCACCATAGGGAAAACAGTGAGAGGACAGTGTGTTCACAAAATGTTCCCCACGGTTGATAATCCTGTCTTCCATTATTACCACCATCATTATTTGTACACTGCTAAACTTTGGCGttacattgtatttcattggAATTAGGGAACCAGCTGCAGACAAGTATTCTCAGCTGAGAAAAACTACAGAACTTCCCACCCTTCATTTCTCTCTTCTCACCATGTTCCAGTGATTTTCAATACCATTCTCACACTTGCAAGCTTTGTTCTTTCCCACTCTCAGCTAAATTAGTACTCTGTCACATTCCTGCTCTGTTACCCTTCCTTTTATTCTGATTTCTACACTCCTGGATTGAGAGTGTATTGAATGTTTGTGGCCAACAGGAAATGATCAGAACTTTGTAGTAGCTAAAGAACCTTTAACTACCATGCAaaacttttaaatgttgtacTGAATTCCGAATATATGTTCCAGTAGTTCCTTTTCCACATGATTTGAGTCCCAGGAATATTGCTGGAGTGCTGTGGCATCAGAGCATAAGCTCATTAAGCAGATTAAAGGATAATTAATTGAATCGATAGTATGGGAAATATGCAAACTTCATGCTTATGTTCTTCACTAATCAGGGAATTGTACCAAAATATTTTTCCATAGATCAGTAAGGCAAACAACGACCTTGAGTACATAGATGCACAGGATGAATCTAAATCAAACTGGATGAGGTAAGCAAAGTTTTATACAACTACAAGCAATGATGGATAATTGATTCTGAATGTTCCAGAAGAATCGACACTTTCTCTGACAGTTGTGTTCTCTAGCTAAACGAACTTTTCTCCTCAGACCAGGCCAAGACCCACAAATTCTTACTTTATCCTTGTGATGCTGCACTGCCAAATGATGCTGCAGTAAtgtcaactgcattggtgctgattCAACACACCCAGGCAAAGCTCCTGAATTTCATCAAGTTTTCCTCTAAATTTCTTGCCCTTACATCCACTTGGACCATTTCTGGCAACTCCATTGGACTTCTTGATTTCTGCTTCCATTTGTGAAGCCAGACTGTGAACTACTATTTTTATCACCCTACTGATTCCAATGGTTTTCTTgactatacctcctcccaccctatgacctttaaaaaaaaatgttattcccctttctcagttctttcatctctgccacatctgctcccaggatgaggctttccttttcaggatatcagagatgtactgtttcttcaaaaactggggtttctcttcctccactAGTGATGCTGCCCTCTGatgcatttcctccatttcttgAACACTTGCACTCATCCTATCTTCCCATCGCTTTAACAATGACAGAgttcctcttctccttacctaccaccccatgagcctacGCATCTACCACATAGTGCtttacaacttctgccatctccaaagggattctaTCACCAAAGGTATCGTTACTTACTccctctctctgctttccacaaccatttgaccctccccactacactccctcctagcacttacccttgcaagctgGCCATATAACTACTCCTGGATATTCACATCCTTCCTCGCCtatattcagggccccaagcagtccttccgggtgagggAACACGTCACCCACGAATCTTCTGGAGTCCCTGTGCTCCCTTGGTGACCTCCTGTATGTTTGGAAGACCCATCGTAAATTGTGGGACCACTTTGTCAACTACCAATGCTTGATCCATCAACaatttaattctgattccaatttgcatttctgttccgacatgtcagtccatgaacTCCGCTTGTACCACAAGGGAGTCTCTAATGTGATGGTAtccatatttatttcttcttatcATTAAAAAAATCCAAACTcgcccctcttcttctatttcctactctggcctcttacctcttctctgtatcacctctcccatcagattccttcctttctagtcctttaTCTTTTATACCCACCAAATGTCACCTGTCACTTTCTATCTATCATCCTTGAGATCCCCCGCCTTTTTATTCTGTtgcctttccctttcctttcctgtccagaagaagggtcttggtctgaaatggtgactatttactcatttccattgatgttgcctggcttgctgaattcctccaacattttgtgcatgtttctCTGGATTcacagaatctgcagaatttcatgtGTTGAAGATAATCAGCCTGCCATGTTTTGATTTGACTGGAATACTGAAACCACAGTTTAAagtcaggcaacacacacaa
This sequence is a window from Hemitrygon akajei chromosome 1, sHemAka1.3, whole genome shotgun sequence. Protein-coding genes within it:
- the LOC140736310 gene encoding histone-lysine N-methyltransferase PRDM7-like, translated to MKEDPVLIKRIKRAAALSTKNMFGSTNDKSITESEKRRYDLRNKDKKNYTEEQELHDDDYLFCEACETFFIEECPVHGPPIFMKDTVVDSNQPDRARLTLPEGLYIATSKIQKAGLGVWNEGKVIPRGVHFGPYEGELSTEEAAAVSGYSWVISKANNDLEYIDAQDESKSNWMRFVNCARKEEEQNLVAFQHCGNIYYRTCKPVPPDCELLVWYGDDYAKELGITWTSMWMSNQEAKCEHSDQFNKLQENIMFTVNMLCMFQVEHTTLLKTMQQ